The following proteins are encoded in a genomic region of Labilithrix sp.:
- a CDS encoding sulfatase: MRISGLRKRCIAPRLECHRRGVACAVATLAFVVACDRGGVRPTAQAIDSAPAPVATPSASVAAPAASDAGGGAGDAAVAVASAAGIPKDLNVIVLSVDSLRADMPWNGYPRPIAPRLTALEKRAVSYTHAYAISSYTSMSLGGLLGGKLPSGMKRSGYFFGKYSQDNLMFPEVLQSAGVRTMAGHAHGYFNGAGFDQGFDAYEVVAGISFDNTTDRNVTSPQHEAIAEKQLGDPALDGKRFFAWYHFLDPHDQYLSHEADGIPPFGKTLRDRYDAEVLYTDRYLGKLLDFIDGKPWGKRTAIIVTADHGEAFGEHGQTSHGFELWENLVRVPMFLVVPGVAPKRIDTPRSAIDLAPTILELLGVSAPAELSLEGKSLVGEMTGKEEATERDVILDLPMTSDSDKRRALVRGKDKIIAFGEQAALRLYDVAADPEEKKPITKGETFDTMAKRYREIAKTIKEVPPYQCNVGCLNRAYATKKK, translated from the coding sequence ATGCGGATATCTGGCCTACGCAAACGCTGTATCGCACCACGACTCGAATGTCATAGGCGCGGTGTCGCGTGCGCCGTCGCTACGCTCGCGTTCGTCGTCGCCTGCGACAGAGGTGGCGTGCGGCCGACGGCCCAAGCGATCGATAGCGCGCCCGCGCCGGTCGCGACGCCCTCCGCGAGCGTCGCGGCTCCCGCCGCGAGCGACGCCGGAGGCGGAGCCGGCGACGCCGCCGTGGCCGTGGCGTCGGCGGCCGGCATCCCGAAGGACCTCAACGTCATCGTCCTCTCCGTCGACAGCCTGCGCGCCGACATGCCGTGGAACGGTTACCCGCGCCCGATCGCGCCGCGCCTCACCGCGCTCGAGAAGCGCGCCGTCTCGTACACCCACGCGTACGCGATCTCGTCGTACACCTCGATGAGCCTCGGCGGCCTCCTCGGCGGAAAGCTCCCGAGCGGCATGAAGCGGAGCGGCTACTTCTTCGGGAAGTACTCGCAGGACAACCTCATGTTCCCCGAGGTGCTCCAGAGCGCCGGCGTCCGCACGATGGCGGGGCACGCGCACGGCTACTTCAACGGCGCGGGGTTCGATCAGGGCTTCGACGCGTACGAGGTCGTCGCCGGCATCAGCTTCGACAACACGACCGATCGAAACGTCACGAGCCCGCAGCACGAGGCGATCGCGGAGAAGCAGCTCGGCGATCCCGCCCTCGACGGCAAGCGCTTCTTCGCCTGGTACCACTTCCTCGATCCGCACGATCAGTACTTGTCGCACGAAGCGGACGGCATCCCGCCGTTCGGCAAGACGCTGCGCGATCGCTACGACGCCGAGGTGCTCTACACCGATCGCTACCTCGGCAAGCTCCTCGACTTCATCGACGGAAAGCCGTGGGGCAAGCGCACCGCGATCATCGTCACCGCCGATCACGGCGAAGCCTTCGGCGAGCACGGGCAGACGTCGCACGGCTTCGAGCTCTGGGAGAACCTCGTCCGCGTCCCGATGTTCCTCGTCGTGCCCGGCGTGGCGCCGAAGCGCATCGACACCCCGCGAAGCGCGATCGACCTCGCGCCCACGATCCTCGAGCTCCTCGGCGTCTCCGCGCCCGCGGAGCTGAGCCTCGAAGGCAAGAGCCTCGTCGGCGAGATGACCGGGAAAGAGGAGGCCACCGAGCGCGACGTGATCCTCGATCTCCCGATGACGAGCGACAGCGACAAGCGTCGCGCCCTCGTCCGCGGCAAGGACAAGATCATCGCGTTCGGCGAGCAGGCGGCGCTGCGGCTCTATGACGTCGCGGCCGATCCCGAGGAGAAGAAGCCGATCACGAAGGGTGAGACCTTCGACACGATGGCGAAGCGTTACCGCGAAATCGCGAAGACGATCAAAGAGGTGCCGCCGTACCAGTGCAACGTCGGCTGCCTCAACCGGGCCTACGCGACGAAGAAGAAGTAG
- the gloB gene encoding hydroxyacylglutathione hydrolase, with translation MRIVPIPCLSDNYAYLLVCRETKEAAIVDVSEAGPVLDAIDRGAGTQDSRKDVSSVATREDVRIVAILSTHHHHDHVGGNEEVRSKLGIDRVYGHTSDRGRIPGQTQYLQEGDTFEIGRLSVRALHIPGHTRGAVAYVVTKEPEDPVVFTGDTLFVGGCGRLFEGDPPMMHASLSKLAALDPRTRVFCGHEYTEANLRFAAHVEPSNAAVAQAKARAAQLRKEGRPTMGATIAEELTYNPFLRTDSGEIRSVLGIAASASAADALGAIRAAKDASTQGPAAPAPRSQP, from the coding sequence ATGCGCATCGTCCCGATCCCGTGCCTCTCCGACAACTACGCGTACCTGCTCGTCTGCCGCGAGACGAAGGAGGCTGCGATCGTCGACGTCTCGGAGGCGGGGCCGGTGCTCGACGCGATCGATCGCGGCGCGGGCACGCAGGACTCGCGCAAGGACGTGAGCTCGGTGGCGACGCGCGAGGACGTCCGCATCGTCGCGATCCTGAGCACGCACCATCATCACGATCACGTCGGCGGCAACGAAGAGGTGCGCTCGAAGCTCGGGATCGATCGCGTCTACGGACACACGAGCGATCGCGGACGCATCCCCGGTCAGACGCAGTACCTGCAGGAAGGGGACACGTTCGAGATCGGCCGCCTCTCCGTGCGCGCGCTCCACATCCCGGGTCACACGCGCGGCGCCGTCGCGTACGTCGTGACGAAGGAGCCCGAGGACCCCGTCGTCTTCACCGGCGACACGCTCTTCGTCGGCGGCTGCGGTCGCCTCTTCGAGGGCGATCCGCCGATGATGCACGCGTCGCTCTCGAAGCTCGCCGCGCTCGACCCGCGCACGCGCGTCTTCTGCGGACACGAGTACACGGAGGCGAACCTCCGCTTCGCCGCGCACGTAGAGCCCTCGAACGCCGCCGTCGCGCAGGCGAAGGCGCGCGCCGCTCAGCTCCGCAAGGAGGGGCGGCCGACGATGGGCGCGACGATCGCGGAGGAGCTCACGTACAACCCGTTCCTCCGCACGGACTCGGGCGAGATCCGGAGCGTGCTCGGGATCGCCGCGAGCGCCTCGGCCGCCGACGCGCTCGGCGCCATCCGCGCGGCGAAGGACGCTTCAACGCAGGGGCCTGCGGCCCCTGCACCCCGCTCGCAGCCGTAG
- a CDS encoding GNAT family N-acetyltransferase, with amino-acid sequence MSRSELMRELRIVDKIADVPAAAWDALVRDDASPFVEHAWLAALEEAGCVGERAGWIPYHLVLYEGGDLVAAAPAYIKTNSEGEFVFDWSWADLASRMGLSYYPKLILAVPFTPASGHRVLWHPSKDRAEMVAVFAHALRTITKELELSSAHVLFPEPAEAELWEQAGMMMRCGVQYHWSNRAGAPFADYEDFLKTLPQKKRTQIRRERKQPSLDGMTIQTIRAEELRGAGGAAIAATMYDLYTSTVDKYFYGRRYLNRRFFELVRQRFAERLAWTVARDADGDIVAGAFNVKKAGVLYGRYWGTKVDRPFLHFNVCYYHGVDEAIRERLTTFNPGAGGEHKRVRGFVPTVTWSAHHVEDARFRNVLSAHLARERAAIEAYVSAGGDDE; translated from the coding sequence GTGAGCCGCAGCGAGCTGATGAGAGAGCTCCGCATCGTCGACAAGATCGCCGACGTGCCCGCGGCGGCGTGGGACGCGCTCGTGCGCGACGACGCTTCGCCGTTCGTCGAGCACGCGTGGCTCGCCGCGCTCGAGGAGGCGGGGTGCGTGGGCGAGCGCGCCGGCTGGATCCCCTACCACCTGGTCCTCTACGAGGGCGGCGACCTCGTCGCCGCCGCGCCCGCGTACATCAAGACCAACAGCGAGGGCGAGTTCGTCTTCGACTGGAGCTGGGCCGATCTCGCGAGCCGCATGGGCCTCTCCTACTACCCGAAGCTGATCCTCGCGGTCCCCTTCACCCCGGCGAGCGGCCACCGCGTGCTGTGGCATCCGTCGAAGGACCGCGCGGAGATGGTCGCCGTCTTCGCCCACGCGCTCCGCACCATCACGAAGGAGCTCGAGCTCTCGAGCGCGCACGTCCTCTTCCCCGAGCCCGCCGAAGCCGAGCTCTGGGAGCAGGCCGGGATGATGATGCGCTGCGGGGTCCAGTACCACTGGTCCAACCGCGCCGGCGCGCCCTTCGCCGACTACGAGGACTTCCTCAAGACGCTCCCGCAGAAGAAGCGGACGCAGATCCGCCGCGAGCGGAAACAGCCCTCACTGGATGGAATGACGATCCAGACGATCCGGGCAGAAGAGCTCCGCGGCGCGGGCGGCGCCGCCATCGCGGCGACGATGTACGACCTCTACACCTCGACCGTCGACAAGTACTTCTACGGCCGCCGCTACCTCAATCGGCGCTTCTTCGAGCTCGTGCGACAGCGCTTCGCCGAGCGACTCGCGTGGACCGTCGCGCGCGACGCCGACGGCGACATCGTCGCGGGCGCCTTCAACGTGAAGAAGGCCGGCGTCCTCTATGGCCGCTACTGGGGGACGAAGGTCGACCGCCCCTTCCTCCACTTCAACGTCTGCTACTACCACGGCGTCGACGAGGCGATCCGCGAGCGGCTCACCACGTTCAACCCCGGCGCGGGCGGCGAGCACAAACGGGTGCGCGGCTTCGTCCCCACCGTCACGTGGTCGGCGCATCACGTCGAAGACGCGCGCTTCCGCAACGTTCTCTCCGCGCACCTCGCGCGCGAACGCGCCGCGATCGAAGCCTACGTCAGCGCCGGCGGCGACGACGAGTAG
- a CDS encoding OmpA family protein: MTYPRMLLVAAVSLAALAGCDAPGLTSKNAKAPNAVAKSGPVGTTQLTGATMAKPAAALPAVQTPTVFSPGLSVSDVVARECGIQPREASNQTVPTFDFDSTALAPADRDMLAEVAKCLTEGALKDKNVALIGRTDARGEPEYNMGLGDSRASAVQRYLVDLGVGKDRLRATSRGEIDATGTDEEGWAHDRRVDIELAL; this comes from the coding sequence ATGACCTACCCGCGAATGCTCCTCGTCGCCGCCGTGTCGCTCGCCGCTCTCGCGGGCTGCGATGCGCCGGGCCTCACATCGAAGAACGCCAAGGCGCCGAACGCGGTCGCGAAGTCCGGCCCGGTCGGCACGACCCAGCTCACGGGCGCGACGATGGCGAAGCCCGCCGCGGCGTTGCCGGCCGTGCAGACGCCGACGGTGTTCTCGCCGGGCCTCTCGGTCTCGGACGTCGTGGCGCGCGAGTGCGGGATCCAGCCGCGCGAGGCCTCGAACCAAACGGTGCCGACCTTCGACTTCGACTCGACCGCGCTCGCGCCGGCGGATCGCGACATGCTCGCGGAGGTGGCGAAGTGCCTGACCGAGGGCGCGCTGAAGGACAAGAACGTCGCGCTCATCGGCCGGACCGACGCGCGCGGCGAGCCCGAGTACAACATGGGCCTCGGCGACTCGCGCGCGAGCGCGGTGCAGCGCTACCTCGTCGACCTCGGCGTCGGCAAGGACCGCCTCCGCGCGACGAGCCGCGGCGAGATCGACGCCACCGGCACCGACGAGGAGGGCTGGGCGCACGACCGCCGTGTCGACATCGAGCTCGCGCTGTAA
- a CDS encoding DNA-3-methyladenine glycosylase, with amino-acid sequence MPRAFFARDALVLARALIGTRLVVRSADHVQIARITETEAYRGPKDLACHARAGLTRRTRTLFGPPGHAYVFLIYGMYDCFNVVGDAEGRGHAVLVRAVEPVTGMPPGVSTAGPGRLTRALGITRKDDTADLADSTSRIYIAARTRRPRLRITPRVGVAYAGEWATRPWRFLDADTPHVSRPPARSIGLG; translated from the coding sequence TTGCCGCGCGCCTTCTTCGCGCGCGACGCGCTGGTGCTGGCGCGCGCGCTCATCGGCACCCGTCTCGTCGTGCGGTCCGCGGATCACGTGCAGATTGCACGCATCACGGAGACGGAGGCCTACCGCGGCCCGAAGGACCTGGCGTGCCACGCTCGCGCGGGCCTCACGCGCCGGACGCGGACGCTCTTCGGTCCACCGGGCCACGCGTACGTGTTCCTCATCTACGGCATGTACGACTGCTTCAACGTGGTCGGCGACGCGGAGGGGAGGGGCCACGCGGTCCTCGTGCGCGCGGTCGAGCCCGTGACGGGCATGCCGCCCGGCGTCTCGACCGCGGGCCCGGGTCGTCTGACGCGCGCGCTGGGGATCACGCGCAAGGACGACACCGCGGACCTCGCCGACTCGACCTCCCGCATCTACATCGCCGCGCGGACACGGCGCCCGCGCCTCCGCATCACGCCCCGCGTCGGCGTCGCCTACGCCGGCGAATGGGCCACCCGCCCCTGGCGCTTCCTCGACGCCGACACCCCCCACGTCTCACGCCCTCCCGCCCGCTCGATCGGCCTCGGCTAG
- a CDS encoding polymer-forming cytoskeletal protein produces MDALPATEITALLGRGTRFEGKLYFEGRVRIDGAFKGEIKSDDTLIIGDGAEIHAEIDVATVIIRGGIVHGNVRASESIEIHAPGKLIGNIHSPSLFIERGVEFQGSCRMDAEPAAAAPEPRATRSAPQPRA; encoded by the coding sequence ATGGACGCTCTCCCCGCCACGGAAATCACGGCACTCCTCGGTCGCGGCACCCGCTTCGAGGGGAAGCTCTACTTCGAAGGCCGAGTCCGCATCGACGGCGCGTTCAAGGGCGAGATCAAGAGCGACGACACGCTCATCATCGGCGACGGCGCGGAGATCCACGCCGAGATCGACGTCGCGACGGTCATCATCCGCGGCGGCATCGTCCACGGCAACGTGCGCGCGAGCGAGTCGATCGAGATCCACGCGCCGGGCAAGCTGATCGGCAACATCCACTCGCCTTCCCTCTTCATCGAGCGCGGCGTCGAGTTCCAGGGCTCCTGCCGCATGGACGCCGAGCCCGCCGCCGCGGCCCCCGAGCCGCGCGCCACGCGCAGCGCCCCCCAACCCCGCGCGTGA
- the bfr gene encoding bacterioferritin, with product MKGDQKVIDLLNEVLLGELTAINQYFLHAKMCQNWGYERLHAKIRHESIDEMKHADMLIERILFLEGLPNLQKLGKLNIGQTVVEMLNNDLAIERVAIPLLNKGIEQCRQVGDNGSEDLLKRILVSEEEHVDWLEAQLDQVKQLGEALYLSQQIRA from the coding sequence ATGAAAGGCGATCAAAAGGTCATCGACCTGCTCAACGAGGTCCTGCTCGGCGAGCTCACCGCGATCAACCAGTACTTCTTGCACGCGAAGATGTGCCAGAACTGGGGGTACGAGCGGCTCCACGCGAAGATCCGACACGAGTCGATCGACGAGATGAAGCACGCCGACATGCTCATCGAGCGGATCCTCTTCCTCGAGGGTCTCCCGAACCTCCAGAAGCTCGGGAAGCTCAACATCGGGCAGACCGTCGTCGAGATGCTCAACAACGATCTCGCGATCGAGCGCGTCGCGATCCCGCTCCTCAACAAAGGCATCGAGCAGTGCCGCCAGGTCGGCGACAACGGGAGCGAGGACCTCCTGAAGCGCATCCTCGTCAGCGAGGAGGAGCACGTCGACTGGCTCGAGGCGCAGCTCGATCAGGTGAAGCAGCTCGGCGAGGCCCTCTACCTCTCCCAGCAGATTCGCGCCTAA
- a CDS encoding (2Fe-2S)-binding protein, protein MAVSDTAVREAIGQGCHTRHAVTRACGAGGDCGACHGMIEDLIEDHLEAADASGPQLVAHAQLLPETALVRTRAA, encoded by the coding sequence TTGGCCGTCTCCGACACTGCCGTCCGTGAAGCGATCGGACAAGGTTGCCACACGCGCCACGCGGTGACGCGCGCCTGCGGCGCCGGCGGTGACTGCGGCGCCTGCCACGGCATGATCGAAGACCTGATCGAGGACCACCTCGAGGCCGCCGACGCGTCCGGCCCGCAGCTCGTCGCCCACGCGCAGCTCCTCCCCGAGACCGCGCTCGTCCGCACCCGCGCGGCCTGA
- a CDS encoding sphingosine kinase yields MTEAPPAVTLAAVPGIGVIFNPKSGRNLRDPRAARRLAKTLGDQGVIREAGSIDELYRVAEDFRKLDIDVLGISGGDGTNGTTITGFLDVYAGNALPRIAFLRGGTMNTVANACGVPRGKPEGLLERLCRAYVRRAAEPLAGVERHVMCLEAERGTNRGSDRPPASMRAPALAKKYGFNFGTGVVPGYLAEYYAYGKGQPPNPLIAAKTLARGIASAAVGGEMIKRMAAPFDGWVELEDGTVWSERSYLAIAGGTIDQIGLNFRPFYRYAETPNTFHVLGIHTSPLGFVSQLPRIWRAQPMRPGHTFEAVTSHLVIRSRTPIRYMVDGDLHACDGALHVSIGPRVRIVLT; encoded by the coding sequence TTGACGGAAGCCCCACCGGCGGTCACCCTGGCGGCGGTGCCCGGAATCGGCGTCATCTTCAACCCCAAGAGCGGCCGGAACCTGCGCGATCCGCGGGCGGCGCGGCGGCTCGCGAAGACGCTCGGCGACCAGGGCGTCATCCGCGAAGCGGGCTCGATCGACGAGCTCTACCGCGTGGCGGAGGACTTCCGGAAGCTCGACATCGACGTCCTCGGCATCAGCGGGGGCGACGGCACGAACGGCACCACCATCACCGGGTTCCTCGACGTCTACGCGGGCAACGCGCTCCCGCGCATCGCGTTCCTCCGCGGCGGGACGATGAACACCGTCGCGAACGCGTGCGGCGTCCCGCGCGGAAAGCCGGAGGGGCTCCTCGAGCGCTTGTGCCGCGCCTACGTGCGCCGCGCGGCGGAGCCGCTCGCGGGGGTGGAGCGCCACGTGATGTGCCTCGAGGCCGAGCGCGGCACGAACCGCGGGAGCGATCGGCCGCCCGCCTCGATGCGCGCGCCCGCGCTCGCGAAGAAGTACGGCTTCAACTTCGGCACCGGCGTCGTCCCCGGCTACCTCGCGGAGTACTACGCGTACGGCAAGGGCCAGCCCCCGAACCCGCTCATCGCGGCGAAGACGCTCGCGCGCGGCATCGCGAGCGCGGCGGTCGGCGGCGAGATGATCAAGCGCATGGCCGCGCCCTTCGACGGGTGGGTCGAGCTCGAGGACGGCACGGTCTGGAGCGAGCGGAGCTACCTCGCGATCGCGGGCGGCACGATCGACCAGATCGGCCTGAATTTCCGGCCGTTCTACCGCTACGCCGAGACGCCGAACACGTTCCACGTCCTCGGCATCCACACGTCGCCGCTCGGCTTCGTGTCGCAGCTCCCGCGCATCTGGCGCGCCCAGCCCATGCGGCCGGGGCACACCTTCGAGGCCGTCACGAGCCACCTCGTCATCCGCTCGCGCACGCCGATCCGCTACATGGTCGACGGCGATCTGCACGCGTGCGACGGGGCGCTCCACGTCTCGATCGGTCCCCGCGTACGCATCGTTTTGACGTGA
- the maf gene encoding septum formation protein Maf, translated as MAPPPDPAIRAPLSEGEPLLLASASPRRREIMNQIGIPSLVSKIDVDEDVRAGESPDAYLVRIVLAKLAAASKPFAQGGGVKRGDTLQAVNIASAAGAVLVADTSVIDDGAILGKPADDAEAEAMIARLAGKTHEVWTRFAIGAPESPARALHEETVKTKVTFRALSSEQVRAYVASGEGKDKAGAYAVQGRGAALVSRIDGSYSNVVGLPACEVVVALERLGLWI; from the coding sequence ATGGCGCCTCCTCCCGACCCCGCGATCCGTGCACCCCTCTCCGAGGGCGAGCCGCTCCTCCTCGCGAGCGCGTCGCCGCGGCGGCGCGAGATCATGAACCAGATCGGGATCCCGTCCCTCGTCTCGAAGATCGACGTCGACGAGGACGTGCGCGCGGGCGAGTCGCCCGACGCGTACCTCGTCCGGATCGTCCTCGCGAAGCTCGCGGCCGCGAGCAAGCCGTTCGCGCAGGGCGGAGGGGTGAAGCGCGGAGACACGCTCCAGGCGGTGAACATCGCCTCCGCGGCGGGCGCGGTCCTCGTCGCGGACACGTCCGTCATCGACGACGGCGCGATCCTCGGCAAGCCCGCCGACGACGCCGAGGCCGAGGCGATGATCGCGCGGCTCGCGGGGAAGACGCACGAGGTCTGGACGCGCTTCGCGATCGGGGCGCCGGAGTCTCCTGCGCGCGCGCTCCACGAAGAGACGGTAAAAACGAAGGTGACGTTTCGCGCGCTTTCATCGGAACAGGTCCGGGCCTACGTCGCGAGCGGCGAGGGGAAGGACAAAGCCGGCGCCTACGCGGTGCAGGGGCGCGGCGCGGCGCTCGTGTCCCGCATCGACGGCTCGTACTCCAACGTCGTCGGCCTCCCCGCCTGCGAGGTCGTCGTCGCGCTCGAGCGCCTCGGCCTCTGGATCTGA
- a CDS encoding alpha amylase C-terminal domain-containing protein, producing the protein MTRLTALSAVLMIGAVAACSAGEGEKVGSSEADLWSSQRPGMGASIYDGGVSFRLWAPNARRVWVVGDFNGWYPEANELGNEFNGNFSGDVAGAHRWQKYKYVIEGPDGSRFWKSDPRAGRVENSNGSSIIHDPGAYWWHDGGFHTPSFRDQIIYEMHVGTFTSPFGGVGGWKSATEKLQYLAELGVNMIQVMPVAEFPGDRSWGYNPSFPMAPESAYGTPEEMKAFVDAAHQKGMGVIIDVVANHWGPNDLPMWCISGECLGNGGPYFYTDWRAQTPWGHTRPDYGRPQVRDYIKDMAQMWLHEYHADGLRWDGTKWMRTASGDGTDDLGNAGLDMLKWINESVASQQPWKLKSAEDFGGHDWLTKQTSWGGAGFDSQWDGEFVHPVREALIKQEDGWRDMYRVKGAIEHSFNGQATQRIIYTESHDEVANGEARLPERIWPGNANSWASRKRSTLGAAIMFTSPGIPLMFMGQEFLEDGWFSAEDPLDWAKAHNYHPITQLYRDLAHLRRNWHDNTRGLRGDHVNVFHVNNGQKVIAYHRWDQGGPGDDVVVVANFSGQWLSDYRVGFPRFGMWRVRFNSDWNGYSSDFGNTPTLDTDAVGGGQDGMPNSASFQLGPYSVAIFSQ; encoded by the coding sequence ATGACGCGCCTCACCGCTCTCTCCGCCGTTCTGATGATCGGGGCCGTCGCCGCGTGCTCCGCGGGGGAGGGCGAGAAGGTCGGGTCGAGCGAGGCGGACCTCTGGTCGAGCCAGCGGCCCGGCATGGGCGCGAGCATCTACGACGGCGGCGTCAGCTTCCGGCTTTGGGCGCCGAACGCGCGGCGCGTCTGGGTCGTGGGCGACTTCAACGGCTGGTACCCGGAGGCGAACGAGCTCGGCAACGAGTTCAACGGGAACTTCTCGGGTGACGTGGCGGGCGCGCACCGCTGGCAGAAGTACAAGTACGTGATCGAGGGGCCCGACGGCTCCCGCTTCTGGAAGTCGGATCCGCGCGCGGGCCGCGTCGAGAACTCGAACGGGTCGAGCATCATCCACGACCCCGGCGCGTACTGGTGGCACGACGGCGGCTTCCACACGCCGAGCTTCCGCGACCAGATCATCTACGAGATGCACGTCGGCACGTTCACCTCGCCGTTCGGCGGCGTCGGCGGATGGAAGAGCGCGACCGAGAAGCTCCAGTACCTCGCCGAGCTCGGCGTGAACATGATCCAGGTCATGCCCGTGGCCGAGTTCCCGGGCGATCGATCGTGGGGCTACAACCCGTCGTTCCCGATGGCGCCCGAGAGCGCGTACGGCACGCCGGAGGAGATGAAGGCGTTCGTCGACGCCGCGCACCAGAAGGGGATGGGCGTCATCATCGACGTCGTCGCCAACCACTGGGGCCCGAACGACTTGCCGATGTGGTGCATCAGCGGCGAGTGCCTCGGCAACGGCGGCCCGTACTTCTACACCGACTGGCGCGCCCAGACCCCGTGGGGCCACACCCGCCCCGACTACGGCCGCCCCCAGGTCCGGGACTACATCAAGGACATGGCCCAGATGTGGCTCCACGAGTACCACGCGGACGGCCTCCGCTGGGACGGCACGAAGTGGATGCGCACCGCGAGCGGCGACGGCACCGACGACCTCGGCAACGCCGGCCTCGACATGCTCAAGTGGATCAACGAGAGCGTCGCGAGCCAGCAGCCGTGGAAGCTCAAGTCGGCGGAGGACTTCGGCGGGCACGACTGGCTCACGAAGCAGACGAGCTGGGGCGGCGCCGGCTTCGACTCGCAGTGGGACGGCGAGTTCGTGCACCCCGTGCGCGAAGCGCTCATCAAGCAGGAAGACGGCTGGCGCGACATGTACCGCGTGAAGGGTGCGATCGAGCACAGCTTCAACGGCCAGGCCACGCAGCGCATCATCTACACCGAGAGCCACGACGAGGTCGCGAACGGCGAGGCGCGTCTGCCGGAGCGCATCTGGCCGGGCAACGCGAACAGCTGGGCATCGCGCAAGCGCTCCACGCTCGGCGCGGCGATCATGTTCACGAGCCCGGGCATCCCGCTCATGTTCATGGGGCAGGAGTTCCTCGAGGACGGCTGGTTCAGCGCCGAGGACCCGCTCGACTGGGCGAAGGCCCACAACTATCACCCGATCACGCAGCTCTATCGCGACCTCGCGCACCTCCGTCGCAACTGGCACGACAACACGCGCGGCCTCCGCGGCGATCACGTGAACGTGTTCCACGTGAACAACGGCCAGAAGGTCATCGCGTACCACCGCTGGGACCAGGGCGGTCCGGGCGACGACGTCGTCGTGGTCGCGAACTTCTCGGGGCAGTGGCTCTCCGACTACCGCGTCGGCTTCCCGCGCTTCGGCATGTGGCGCGTCCGCTTCAACAGCGACTGGAACGGCTACTCGAGCGACTTCGGCAACACGCCGACGCTCGACACCGACGCCGTCGGCGGCGGCCAGGACGGCATGCCGAACAGCGCGAGCTTCCAGCTCGGCCCGTATTCGGTCGCGATCTTCTCGCAGTAA
- a CDS encoding ferritin-like domain-containing protein: MNVGSPPAPRSPATALVALLLAIAGCVVFPLVAVGCGLFLRGDAGVTASFVAIGLGAVAVLVSGVLAIVALARGAGKAMPIVALALDVLSIPAGIIAAGFAFLFASSGVHGRPFRKGKEALRTPTERGDAWSADGPRPRVEGLAPEVRAELAEGWLADASLEHASVAAFGALALDLVALGAPPALVRRAHEAAIDEIEHARLCFALASAYAGRSLTAAPFPEVVAPRARESARERRRRVAIETAVDGCVGEGAAAAVARSAAAVATDPVVRDVLARIAREEQRHADFAWDVLAWCLAVGDEELRAAVEQALAARAEAPAVSASARDALAAHGRIDERAWRAARARVQTSAVDRVVQGQ, encoded by the coding sequence ATGAACGTGGGGTCCCCGCCGGCGCCGAGGTCGCCGGCCACCGCTCTCGTCGCGCTGCTGCTCGCGATCGCGGGCTGCGTCGTGTTCCCGCTCGTCGCGGTCGGCTGCGGGCTCTTCCTCCGCGGCGACGCCGGCGTCACGGCGAGCTTCGTCGCGATCGGCCTCGGCGCCGTCGCGGTCCTCGTGTCGGGCGTCCTCGCGATCGTCGCGCTCGCGCGCGGGGCAGGGAAGGCGATGCCGATCGTCGCGCTCGCGCTCGACGTCCTCAGCATCCCCGCCGGCATCATCGCCGCGGGCTTCGCGTTCCTCTTCGCGAGCAGCGGCGTGCACGGTCGCCCGTTCCGGAAGGGGAAGGAGGCGCTCCGCACACCGACGGAGCGCGGCGACGCGTGGTCGGCGGACGGTCCGCGGCCGCGCGTGGAAGGTCTCGCGCCCGAGGTCCGCGCGGAGCTCGCGGAGGGCTGGCTCGCGGACGCGTCGCTCGAGCACGCGTCGGTCGCGGCGTTCGGCGCGCTCGCGCTGGACCTCGTCGCGCTCGGCGCGCCGCCGGCGCTCGTGCGGCGCGCGCACGAGGCCGCGATCGACGAGATCGAGCACGCGCGGCTCTGCTTCGCGCTCGCGAGCGCGTACGCGGGGAGGTCGCTGACCGCCGCGCCGTTCCCGGAGGTCGTCGCGCCGCGCGCTCGCGAATCGGCGCGCGAGCGGCGGCGGCGCGTGGCGATCGAGACCGCGGTCGACGGCTGCGTCGGCGAGGGCGCCGCGGCGGCGGTCGCGCGCTCCGCGGCGGCGGTCGCGACCGATCCGGTCGTCCGCGACGTGCTCGCGCGCATCGCCCGCGAGGAGCAACGACACGCCGACTTCGCGTGGGACGTCCTCGCGTGGTGCCTCGCCGTGGGCGACGAGGAGCTCCGCGCCGCGGTCGAGCAAGCGCTCGCCGCCCGCGCGGAGGCGCCCGCGGTCTCCGCCTCCGCTCGCGACGCGCTCGCCGCGCACGGTCGCATCGACGAGCGCGCGTGGCGCGCCGCGCGGGCCCGTGTCCAGACGTCCGCCGTCGACCGCGTCGTTCAGGGGCAGTAG